The following are encoded together in the Leptospira brenneri genome:
- a CDS encoding DMT family transporter, whose translation MTGNEKKGYFFVFLTGVFFALEVIGFKEIFRNYNTEPEIAALFGVGFAFLMVTPYFLFSKKRQTKVITTIRRDGLILTLGTISNAIGIVLYYFALKQTDLGPAAILIKTTVLYNVLLGVFFLGETLKKREILGIVIAILGIYMISTLQGQIQLFSAFLILVSAFLFAIQSYMIKKYIPEILGLEYAYLRLFLLTVFFFLYSLFIGSFHIPDFFIIFVLGLFSLLGYFLGRAFYFEAHNYLPISKLNATLLIEPIFLMFVGIFFMQEPFDQKKIFGAGFILLGLYLIVFHKRKVKQ comes from the coding sequence TTGACTGGTAATGAAAAAAAAGGATATTTCTTTGTATTTCTAACGGGAGTATTCTTTGCTTTAGAAGTCATTGGATTCAAAGAAATTTTTCGTAACTACAACACAGAACCAGAGATCGCAGCTTTATTTGGAGTTGGGTTTGCTTTTTTGATGGTAACACCCTACTTTTTGTTTTCAAAAAAAAGACAAACAAAAGTCATCACAACCATAAGAAGAGACGGACTCATCTTAACTCTCGGAACCATATCCAACGCCATTGGGATTGTTTTATATTATTTTGCCCTAAAACAAACGGATTTAGGCCCAGCTGCTATCCTTATCAAAACAACAGTCCTTTACAATGTATTACTGGGAGTTTTTTTTCTTGGCGAAACGCTTAAGAAAAGAGAAATTTTAGGGATCGTCATTGCTATTTTAGGAATCTATATGATTTCCACCTTACAGGGACAGATTCAACTGTTTTCTGCATTTTTAATCTTAGTCAGTGCTTTTCTTTTTGCGATCCAAAGTTATATGATCAAAAAATACATTCCTGAAATTTTGGGGCTTGAGTATGCTTATTTACGACTTTTCCTTTTAACTGTATTTTTCTTTTTATACTCTCTTTTCATTGGAAGTTTCCATATCCCTGACTTTTTTATCATTTTTGTTCTCGGGTTATTTTCACTCCTAGGGTATTTTTTAGGTAGGGCATTTTATTTTGAAGCACACAACTATTTACCAATTAGTAAACTGAATGCCACATTACTCATAGAACCCATCTTTTTAATGTTTGTTGGGATTTTCTTTATGCAGGAACCATTCGATCAGAAAAAAATATTTGGTGCAGGTTTTATCCTTCTCGGATTATATTTAATTGTGTTTCACAAAAGAAAGGTAAAACAATGA
- a CDS encoding porin OmpL1, translating to MLKSLRFGMLGFLLLCLAGSLSAQSGPRSYFMVGLGMQFDLAQLGGTITKDGLDSGQPRLTASGQPYGTPQKAIYAENTLISLKRTTGGAVGAKTNGAMVGGNINVGYEKEGIFGINSLFWRVNVNYTTKISGGDTSSTIMGYKWLDQEWHYTAWTVPTYLGIKLYNAANDTAVYVGAGVNYYQGWWGVSGTINNPALQSFTAGMGRDGAPLLGAGGGSLLGDAPNPGIHKENVRFGASGIGLNWLVGAQTKITDKGHLFFELETILSAGMGVGGVQSIGGASALAPWVAYPVVIGGQTYRVGYKIEI from the coding sequence ATGCTGAAATCTCTACGTTTTGGAATGCTGGGGTTCTTACTTTTGTGCTTAGCTGGAAGCTTAAGCGCACAATCGGGTCCTCGTTCTTATTTTATGGTCGGTCTTGGTATGCAATTCGACCTGGCACAACTTGGTGGAACCATCACAAAAGATGGTCTCGATTCAGGTCAACCTAGATTAACTGCTTCAGGCCAACCTTACGGAACTCCGCAAAAAGCAATTTATGCTGAAAACACATTGATCAGCTTAAAGAGAACCACTGGTGGTGCTGTTGGTGCAAAAACTAACGGAGCTATGGTGGGTGGTAACATCAACGTAGGTTACGAAAAAGAAGGAATCTTTGGAATCAATAGCCTTTTTTGGAGAGTCAACGTAAACTACACTACTAAAATCTCAGGTGGTGATACCTCTTCAACAATTATGGGTTACAAATGGTTAGACCAAGAGTGGCACTATACTGCTTGGACAGTTCCTACTTACCTAGGGATCAAACTTTACAATGCGGCTAATGACACTGCGGTTTACGTTGGTGCTGGTGTGAACTACTACCAAGGATGGTGGGGAGTTTCTGGAACAATCAATAACCCTGCTCTTCAAAGTTTCACTGCAGGAATGGGCCGTGATGGAGCTCCATTGTTAGGTGCTGGTGGTGGATCACTTCTTGGTGATGCTCCAAACCCAGGGATTCATAAAGAAAACGTACGTTTTGGTGCAAGCGGGATCGGTTTGAACTGGCTCGTGGGTGCTCAAACAAAAATCACTGACAAAGGTCACCTTTTCTTCGAATTGGAAACTATCCTTTCTGCAGGAATGGGAGTTGGTGGAGTTCAATCAATCGGTGGAGCTTCTGCTCTTGCACCTTGGGTAGCTTACCCAGTGGTAATCGGTGGACAAACTTACCGCGTAGGTTACAAAATCGAGATTTAA
- a CDS encoding MFS transporter has translation MSYAIGQLGWSTLVNIIGLHQVYFYLPPAPKPGQECFPDLIEKMAFWGLSTIGIVAAVGRLWDAFTDPVIANSSDRFSSRFGRRIPFLFLGGIPAAVFCWLIFVPPYNFISSTNLVWMTVCMLLFYLFLTIYVTPFFALIPELGHTPEERLNLSTYISVTYALGIIVASTEPVIAGILKSSFVFDADLSLQTLISRQYALGILCLFAAICMYFPVFTIHEKTYCESEASSVPFKEAIFLTFKNKNFLYFALSDLCYFLALTILTTGISYYVTVLLELEREFVTQLLTVMLLVSFAFYPVVNWVARKVGKKKTVLFGFYVFLALFLSIYFIGKDRLPIPSHIQGYLIVAIAAIPIAILGILPNAILADIAELDSLKTGSKREGLFYAGRTFMQKLGQTLAVLIFSTVILLGLDRETKKNVSPHVTGIIAPSVSEPTQEGKKNNEVEAKISKESTICKVEVEEAGGELGVRLTGPLASAFCILAIFLFGKYKEDETLEEIAKIRGN, from the coding sequence ATGAGTTATGCGATCGGCCAATTGGGCTGGTCCACTCTCGTTAATATCATCGGGCTCCATCAAGTTTACTTCTATCTTCCTCCCGCACCAAAGCCAGGCCAGGAATGTTTTCCTGATTTGATTGAAAAGATGGCCTTTTGGGGGCTCTCTACGATTGGAATTGTTGCTGCTGTGGGTCGTTTATGGGATGCGTTCACTGACCCTGTGATCGCCAATTCTTCGGACCGGTTTTCCTCTCGGTTCGGTAGACGGATTCCATTTCTGTTTTTAGGAGGGATTCCCGCTGCCGTCTTTTGTTGGCTTATTTTTGTTCCCCCATACAATTTCATCTCTTCTACAAATTTGGTTTGGATGACGGTTTGTATGTTGTTATTTTACCTTTTTTTGACCATCTATGTCACTCCCTTCTTTGCTCTCATCCCAGAGCTTGGACATACGCCAGAAGAAAGGTTAAACTTATCTACTTATATTTCAGTGACCTATGCCTTGGGAATCATAGTGGCCTCGACAGAACCAGTCATTGCAGGAATTTTGAAATCTAGTTTTGTTTTTGATGCGGATCTATCTCTCCAAACCTTAATTTCCCGCCAATACGCTCTGGGGATTTTATGTTTGTTTGCAGCGATTTGTATGTACTTCCCGGTTTTCACCATTCATGAAAAAACCTATTGTGAATCGGAAGCTTCGAGTGTTCCCTTCAAAGAAGCGATTTTTCTTACATTCAAAAATAAGAATTTTCTATACTTCGCTTTGTCAGACCTCTGTTATTTTCTTGCTCTCACCATTCTCACTACTGGGATTTCTTATTACGTCACTGTTCTTTTGGAACTTGAGAGAGAGTTTGTCACACAACTATTAACCGTGATGTTACTTGTTTCCTTCGCTTTTTATCCAGTGGTCAATTGGGTGGCTCGAAAAGTGGGAAAGAAAAAAACTGTCTTATTTGGATTTTATGTTTTTTTAGCATTATTCCTTTCGATCTATTTTATAGGGAAGGATCGTTTGCCAATACCGTCACATATCCAAGGTTATTTGATCGTAGCCATTGCGGCGATTCCTATTGCCATTCTTGGGATCTTGCCGAATGCGATCCTTGCTGATATTGCTGAACTCGATTCATTAAAAACCGGTTCAAAACGAGAAGGACTGTTTTATGCAGGAAGAACCTTTATGCAAAAGTTGGGACAAACACTGGCGGTTCTTATCTTTAGCACTGTCATTCTCCTCGGACTTGATCGTGAAACAAAGAAAAACGTAAGTCCCCATGTAACGGGAATCATTGCTCCTTCTGTCTCCGAACCTACGCAAGAAGGGAAAAAAAATAATGAAGTTGAGGCAAAAATAAGTAAGGAATCTACTATTTGTAAAGTCGAAGTAGAAGAAGCAGGAGGGGAGCTCGGCGTCCGTCTGACCGGTCCTCTTGCCTCTGCATTCTGTATATTAGCCATCTTTTTGTTTGGAAAATACAAGGAAGATGAAACTTTAGAAGAGATTGCAAAGATACGTGGAAATTAA
- a CDS encoding AI-2E family transporter: MNSKENTISSLILRSAFFGLIILTALIGIIGVKFLAIPLLISGIHFYIFHGIVDYFESRGIHRAITIIFIFSFLIFGAYWFLAFYLPNLFEKAQPIVSEWSVKMDDPNFQLFDFNKLPVLSKNPELWKKIINPEEVAKMATSNLEEFLREMVVMIPTFLSWMIIIPIISFFLLLDANLIYKTMISFIPNRFFEMFLMVFYRMNQQITSYLKSLVIQCGIMAIVASLGFYIVGVKFFFLFGIFLGVANSIPYLGPLIGAVPPILFNILFPEMSPSIGSIASVVVVAQLVDNAIVQPVVIANAVSLHPLAILIGIAVGGNFFGIFGMLLAIPVLSILKVTIGILYHALKEHQII; the protein is encoded by the coding sequence ATGAACAGTAAAGAAAACACTATATCCTCGCTAATATTACGTAGTGCTTTTTTTGGCCTCATTATCCTCACTGCACTCATCGGAATCATTGGAGTAAAATTTTTAGCAATTCCCCTTCTGATTTCAGGAATTCATTTTTATATTTTTCATGGGATAGTAGATTATTTTGAATCAAGAGGAATCCACAGGGCCATCACAATCATTTTTATTTTTAGTTTTTTGATCTTTGGTGCTTATTGGTTTTTGGCGTTTTACTTACCAAACCTTTTTGAAAAGGCACAACCAATTGTTTCAGAATGGTCAGTCAAAATGGATGACCCAAACTTTCAGTTGTTTGATTTTAACAAACTCCCGGTTCTATCAAAAAATCCAGAACTTTGGAAAAAAATTATCAACCCAGAAGAAGTTGCTAAAATGGCAACTAGCAACTTAGAAGAATTTTTAAGAGAAATGGTTGTTATGATCCCTACTTTTCTCAGTTGGATGATCATCATTCCGATCATTAGTTTCTTTTTACTTTTAGATGCTAATCTCATTTACAAAACAATGATTAGTTTTATACCCAATCGTTTTTTTGAAATGTTCCTGATGGTGTTTTATCGAATGAACCAACAAATCACTAGTTATTTAAAAAGTTTAGTAATCCAATGTGGAATTATGGCCATCGTTGCCTCTCTTGGATTTTATATTGTTGGTGTTAAATTCTTTTTTCTATTTGGAATCTTTCTTGGAGTGGCAAACTCCATTCCGTATCTAGGGCCACTCATTGGAGCAGTTCCTCCGATTTTATTTAATATTCTATTTCCAGAGATGTCACCTTCTATTGGTTCCATTGCTTCTGTTGTCGTAGTGGCGCAGTTAGTAGACAATGCAATTGTCCAACCTGTAGTGATTGCCAATGCGGTATCTTTGCATCCCTTGGCAATTTTGATTGGGATCGCTGTTGGTGGTAATTTTTTTGGTATCTTTGGAATGTTACTTGCCATTCCGGTTTTATCGATTCTCAAAGTAACCATCGGGATTCTTTATCACGCTCTTAAAGAACACCAGATCATCTAA
- a CDS encoding 4a-hydroxytetrahydrobiopterin dehydratase, which translates to MRETPTDLTNQEIELLLNAYKDWKLDAEDGISFFRFEKEFSDFKTAFSFITKLALVSEALDHHAEIWNVYNQVKLKVFTHETNSLTTKDKELITNLMN; encoded by the coding sequence ATGAGAGAAACTCCAACAGATCTTACCAATCAGGAAATTGAATTACTTCTAAATGCCTACAAAGACTGGAAATTGGATGCAGAGGACGGGATTTCCTTTTTCCGATTTGAGAAAGAGTTTTCCGATTTTAAAACTGCATTTAGTTTTATCACGAAACTGGCACTGGTATCAGAAGCATTGGACCACCATGCTGAAATATGGAATGTTTATAATCAGGTGAAACTCAAAGTATTTACCCATGAAACAAATTCACTCACAACAAAAGACAAAGAACTAATAACAAACCTGATGAATTGA
- the bioA gene encoding adenosylmethionine--8-amino-7-oxononanoate transaminase, producing the protein MNFNPVETHTWVPLTIQEEGETLINIVKAEAEFVTDSDGNTWIDAIASWWTMIFGHRHPKLVSALEKQITELDHVMLAGHIHPAAESLSKALLELTNLDFHKVFYSDNGSNAIEIALKLSIQYYQNHPDHKPRSEFLVFSNSYHGDSIGAMNVSGKNYFNRIFSDLRFPTKEFPAPNCMFCPWGKSANTCSVECLTDLELAIKQKEYVGIVIEPLVFGANGMLFYDKKVLVKLRELATQTNTLLIFDEVFTGMGRLGEAFAYQKAGVKPDLLVMAKGLTGGMLPLGVTLVAKFIYEQFISKDPYRAFFHAHTMTGNPLACSVGYASVSLLKEIGLSQVKKLEVYLQKRVEPFQRKLGKRIENVRVMGGIFAFEFKETIAEDEYLNPVGKRIREKMKEFRVLLRPLGRTIYITPPYTISENSLDQIFLALEETLLGFAESD; encoded by the coding sequence ATGAATTTTAATCCCGTTGAAACACATACCTGGGTTCCTTTGACCATCCAAGAAGAGGGCGAAACCTTAATTAATATTGTAAAAGCAGAAGCTGAGTTTGTCACTGATTCGGATGGAAATACTTGGATTGATGCCATCGCCAGTTGGTGGACCATGATCTTTGGACACCGTCATCCCAAGTTAGTTTCTGCGCTCGAAAAACAAATTACAGAACTTGACCATGTTATGCTTGCGGGACATATCCATCCTGCTGCTGAGTCTTTATCTAAAGCTCTACTAGAATTAACTAATTTAGACTTCCATAAGGTTTTTTATTCGGATAACGGATCAAATGCGATCGAAATTGCTTTAAAACTTTCCATCCAATACTATCAAAATCATCCTGATCATAAACCTAGGTCAGAGTTTCTGGTATTTTCTAATTCCTATCATGGAGACAGTATTGGAGCTATGAATGTCTCTGGAAAAAATTATTTTAATCGTATTTTTTCCGACTTAAGATTTCCTACAAAAGAATTTCCGGCTCCCAATTGTATGTTTTGCCCATGGGGAAAGTCGGCAAATACTTGTTCCGTGGAGTGTTTGACCGATTTGGAACTAGCAATCAAACAAAAGGAATATGTTGGAATTGTGATTGAACCGCTTGTTTTTGGTGCCAACGGGATGTTGTTTTATGATAAAAAGGTTCTTGTAAAACTTCGGGAATTAGCAACACAAACAAATACCCTTCTTATTTTTGATGAAGTGTTTACGGGAATGGGAAGACTAGGGGAAGCTTTTGCTTACCAAAAGGCAGGAGTCAAACCTGACTTACTTGTGATGGCAAAAGGTCTCACAGGAGGAATGTTACCTCTTGGTGTTACCTTGGTGGCAAAATTCATTTACGAACAGTTTATATCAAAGGATCCTTATCGCGCTTTTTTTCATGCCCATACCATGACGGGGAACCCATTAGCATGTAGCGTTGGTTATGCGTCGGTTTCTCTCTTAAAAGAAATAGGACTCAGTCAGGTAAAAAAACTAGAGGTTTACTTACAAAAACGAGTGGAACCATTCCAAAGAAAACTAGGGAAACGAATTGAAAACGTAAGGGTGATGGGAGGGATCTTTGCTTTTGAGTTTAAGGAAACCATTGCAGAAGACGAATATTTGAATCCTGTAGGAAAACGGATCCGTGAAAAAATGAAAGAATTCCGTGTTCTCCTTCGGCCATTGGGGCGAACCATCTATATCACTCCCCCATATACCATTTCAGAAAACTCTCTAGACCAGATATTTTTGGCCTTGGAAGAGACCCTACTTGGTTTTGCCGAATCAGATTGA
- a CDS encoding DMT family transporter produces the protein MSRIFTPELFLVIAAILWGGTFVVIKLALDSVPPFLFLAVRFWLAGIITLLLYRKTLFSKANRRWDYIIPAFLVALSALLGYAFQTIGLVYTTATQSGFMTGAYVVFVPLLQILIERKLPSLRTWIAVLIVVVGLFLISQNGRSYDEIITSMEFGFGDGLTLIGAFFFAVYIILIDIFSKKIPAQILVSFEILLIAIVSTTLFPVESVFLNQSISIQFDLKFWIGIIYTSVFATIFTTQIQTRYQKAVPPARAGLLYSMEPVFSFFLAYLVLGERLGAVGAVGSALTLFGIIFSELGKWNKREE, from the coding sequence ATGTCCAGGATCTTCACTCCAGAACTCTTTTTGGTGATTGCCGCCATTCTTTGGGGTGGAACCTTTGTGGTCATCAAACTTGCACTGGATTCGGTGCCACCTTTCCTTTTTTTAGCCGTTCGGTTCTGGCTTGCTGGGATCATCACTTTACTTCTCTATCGCAAAACTTTATTTTCAAAAGCAAACAGAAGATGGGATTATATCATTCCTGCCTTTCTTGTCGCTTTATCAGCTCTTTTGGGTTATGCCTTCCAAACCATTGGTCTTGTTTATACAACAGCCACTCAGTCTGGGTTCATGACTGGTGCTTATGTGGTATTTGTTCCTCTATTACAAATCTTAATCGAAAGAAAATTACCATCACTTAGGACATGGATTGCTGTTCTCATTGTGGTGGTTGGATTATTTTTAATTTCTCAAAATGGTCGCTCTTATGATGAAATCATTACATCCATGGAATTTGGATTTGGTGATGGACTCACTCTCATTGGTGCTTTTTTCTTTGCCGTTTACATCATACTCATTGATATTTTTAGTAAAAAAATTCCTGCACAAATTTTGGTTTCGTTTGAAATCCTTCTAATCGCTATTGTTTCCACAACCTTATTCCCTGTAGAATCGGTTTTTTTAAACCAATCAATCTCTATTCAGTTTGATTTAAAATTTTGGATAGGAATCATTTATACATCTGTTTTTGCTACGATATTTACCACTCAAATTCAAACTAGATACCAAAAGGCTGTCCCTCCAGCGAGGGCCGGCTTACTGTATAGTATGGAGCCTGTGTTTTCATTTTTTCTCGCTTATTTAGTATTAGGTGAGAGGCTTGGTGCTGTTGGAGCTGTGGGTTCTGCACTTACCCTTTTCGGAATTATATTTTCTGAACTAGGTAAGTGGAACAAAAGAGAAGAGTGA
- the bioB gene encoding biotin synthase BioB — MIAEVQEKTVSSAPSLITEAEALEILEGKVPLISVVARASEERNRYYTNRVRIHILDNIKNGYCPEDCGYCAQRKGGDSGIQEYSLKSPEEIWEDAKRAKDNGAYRFCMVTSGRGPTDKAVDKLAETISKINGELGMKVCLSAGILDAKKARTLKDAGLDRYNHNLNTSESKYNEICSTHTFRDRLTTLEAAREADIGLCSGIIVGMGEELKDLVQVAFELKRLGVISIPVNFFIPIKGHAIQKSSLTPEFCIRVLSVFRLVNPDSEIRIGAGREGHLGALQSMALFVANSLFAEGYLNVKGSEMVQTMNLIRDCSMVPEFTEGVPEGWDEFESQFLYDEKNFPELYKHKK; from the coding sequence ATGATTGCAGAAGTCCAAGAAAAAACAGTTTCCTCAGCACCTTCCTTGATTACGGAAGCGGAAGCCCTCGAAATCCTAGAAGGAAAAGTTCCTTTAATTTCGGTTGTGGCGCGTGCATCGGAAGAAAGAAATCGTTATTATACCAACCGTGTTCGCATTCATATATTAGATAATATCAAAAACGGTTATTGCCCAGAAGATTGTGGGTATTGTGCCCAAAGAAAAGGTGGAGATTCAGGAATCCAAGAGTATTCTTTAAAGTCTCCAGAAGAAATTTGGGAAGATGCAAAACGTGCCAAAGACAATGGTGCCTACCGGTTTTGTATGGTGACTTCGGGACGCGGTCCCACAGACAAGGCGGTTGATAAACTAGCTGAGACCATTTCCAAAATCAATGGGGAACTTGGGATGAAGGTTTGTTTGTCTGCAGGGATCTTGGATGCAAAAAAAGCGAGGACTCTAAAAGATGCGGGACTCGACAGATACAATCACAACCTGAATACATCTGAGTCCAAATACAATGAAATTTGTTCCACTCATACCTTTAGAGACCGACTAACAACACTTGAGGCGGCGAGAGAAGCTGATATTGGTCTTTGTTCTGGGATTATCGTGGGAATGGGGGAAGAACTAAAAGACTTGGTTCAAGTTGCGTTTGAATTGAAACGTCTTGGAGTGATCTCTATCCCTGTTAACTTTTTTATTCCCATCAAAGGACATGCCATCCAGAAGTCGTCACTCACTCCTGAATTCTGTATTCGCGTTTTATCTGTTTTCCGATTGGTCAATCCTGATTCAGAAATTCGTATTGGTGCGGGAAGGGAAGGTCATTTGGGTGCTTTACAATCAATGGCTCTTTTCGTAGCCAATTCATTGTTTGCTGAAGGATATTTGAATGTCAAAGGTAGTGAGATGGTTCAAACAATGAACCTGATTCGTGACTGTTCTATGGTTCCTGAATTTACGGAAGGTGTTCCTGAAGGATGGGATGAATTCGAATCACAATTCCTCTACGACGAGAAAAATTTTCCGGAACTCTATAAACATAAAAAGTAG
- the ung gene encoding uracil-DNA glycosylase — translation MKDVQIEPGWKEVLTDEFEKPYFSNLREWVREAYKSSTVYPPAKLIFNAFDSCPFDQVKVVILGQDPYHGERQAHGLCFSVNEGIPFPPSLQNIFKEIHDDLQKPIPKSGNLTRWANQGVLLLNATLTVQKDKAGSHQNKGWEEFTDAAIQILAREKSNLVFLLWGSFAGKKESLIPPNKHLILKSAHPSPLSAYRGFLGNKHFSKTNEYLVSQGKEPIDW, via the coding sequence TTGAAAGACGTTCAAATTGAACCTGGTTGGAAAGAGGTTCTCACTGATGAATTTGAAAAACCTTATTTTTCTAATTTGCGTGAATGGGTTCGTGAGGCTTATAAATCTTCAACCGTTTACCCACCAGCAAAACTCATTTTCAATGCCTTTGATTCTTGTCCTTTCGATCAAGTGAAAGTTGTCATTCTTGGCCAAGACCCTTATCACGGAGAAAGGCAAGCTCATGGTCTTTGTTTTTCGGTAAACGAAGGAATCCCCTTTCCTCCTTCTTTACAAAATATATTTAAAGAAATCCATGATGACTTACAAAAACCCATACCAAAATCGGGAAATCTGACACGCTGGGCAAACCAAGGTGTCCTCCTTCTCAATGCTACCCTCACTGTCCAAAAAGACAAAGCGGGATCACACCAAAACAAAGGTTGGGAAGAGTTTACAGATGCAGCGATCCAAATTTTAGCCAGAGAAAAATCAAATCTGGTATTTTTATTATGGGGATCTTTCGCGGGGAAAAAAGAATCTCTAATCCCACCAAACAAACATTTGATTTTAAAATCAGCCCATCCTTCTCCTCTTTCCGCATATCGAGGGTTTTTAGGAAATAAACATTTTTCAAAAACGAATGAATACTTAGTATCACAAGGAAAAGAACCCATTGACTGGTAA
- a CDS encoding cyclic nucleotide-binding domain-containing protein translates to MQLPLWKSILKRDENPITEISHFLRETAIFEGMSRRTLREVARLIHKRKYYAGETIFYQGQAGTGVYLILQGKVEIYSEREGVTLKLAELEKGAFFGELALFQDFPRSATAVALVDSILLGFFQPELKTLLETKPRVGNDLLLSFASIIADRLRKTNDTLEAAYFKSKKNKTK, encoded by the coding sequence ATGCAACTTCCCCTTTGGAAATCCATTCTCAAACGTGACGAAAACCCAATTACGGAGATTTCACATTTTTTACGCGAAACCGCTATCTTTGAAGGTATGTCTCGCAGAACACTACGTGAAGTCGCAAGGCTAATCCACAAACGAAAATATTATGCTGGTGAAACTATTTTTTACCAAGGCCAAGCAGGGACAGGGGTCTATCTCATCCTTCAAGGGAAGGTGGAAATTTATTCTGAAAGAGAAGGTGTTACCTTAAAACTCGCCGAACTAGAAAAAGGTGCTTTTTTTGGAGAACTCGCTCTCTTCCAAGATTTCCCAAGATCAGCGACTGCCGTAGCTCTTGTTGATTCTATTCTTCTTGGATTTTTCCAACCGGAACTAAAAACCTTACTCGAGACAAAACCAAGAGTAGGAAATGATTTACTTTTAAGTTTTGCTTCCATCATCGCTGATAGACTACGCAAAACAAACGATACATTAGAAGCAGCTTACTTTAAAAGTAAAAAGAACAAAACCAAATGA
- a CDS encoding SGNH/GDSL hydrolase family protein: MVLALVTSITDCRSSSKRDYFDSSFQCFAEPGWRDNSNFKKYIENAWLPTRLLYAEDNSKIKRSDIVFAGDSLVHLFLPELMVKEFPGQSVTNRGIGGDMTETLLTRIEEDALTLHPGTVVIEIGGNDFIQGKCLSLVQNNLLAIIQKIHSKNRNTKILLIAIPPTRVKELNQIVPVFNLFLNQVARTTANVEYIEVWDRMRKIDSPTLSEEFIRPNGDSLHFNEKGYELWGKKLRPYLQK, translated from the coding sequence ATGGTTCTTGCCCTAGTGACGAGCATCACCGATTGTAGATCGAGCTCGAAACGCGATTATTTCGATTCCAGTTTTCAATGTTTTGCAGAGCCAGGGTGGCGAGACAACTCTAACTTTAAAAAGTATATAGAGAACGCTTGGCTCCCCACACGGCTGTTATACGCAGAAGATAATTCAAAAATCAAAAGATCAGATATTGTTTTTGCAGGCGATAGTCTGGTGCATTTGTTTTTACCAGAGTTAATGGTGAAAGAATTCCCAGGCCAGTCAGTCACCAATCGTGGGATTGGTGGGGATATGACAGAAACACTACTCACCCGAATTGAAGAAGACGCCCTGACTCTCCATCCTGGAACAGTGGTGATTGAAATTGGAGGGAATGATTTCATCCAAGGGAAGTGTTTGAGTTTGGTTCAAAACAATCTCCTGGCAATCATTCAAAAGATTCATTCCAAAAATAGAAATACAAAGATCCTTCTCATTGCCATTCCACCTACTAGAGTGAAGGAACTGAATCAAATTGTTCCTGTATTCAATCTATTTCTAAACCAAGTGGCAAGGACCACGGCCAATGTGGAATATATCGAAGTTTGGGACAGAATGAGAAAAATAGATTCTCCTACACTCAGTGAAGAATTCATCCGCCCCAATGGAGACAGCCTACATTTTAATGAAAAAGGATATGAACTTTGGGGTAAAAAGTTACGGCCTTATTTACAAAAATAA
- the bioD gene encoding dethiobiotin synthase, with protein MGQAFYVTGTGTDIGKTFFSSLFMAKYANTHGFRYWKPVQTGAPSAGDTQFIQKTTDLPDSFFLSPVYEFATPASPHYASKLEGKKIDPKYLVGELATVRKTNTLVEGAGGVFVPLTEDYLTIRGIQESNFPVIVIGSTELGTINHCLLTLDALTSRFVPVLGFYLVGQKSSLQTDNAEIIQKLGGVSCLGITNFPEQKLSPAEFISFANNHFDTDRNVIDLLLSPDDEF; from the coding sequence ATGGGGCAAGCTTTTTACGTAACAGGCACGGGAACGGACATCGGAAAAACTTTTTTTTCGAGTTTGTTTATGGCCAAATACGCAAATACCCACGGATTTCGGTATTGGAAACCGGTCCAAACTGGTGCACCTAGCGCCGGTGATACTCAGTTCATACAAAAAACCACCGATTTACCAGATTCTTTTTTTCTTTCACCGGTTTATGAATTTGCAACTCCTGCAAGTCCACATTATGCCTCCAAACTAGAAGGGAAAAAAATTGATCCCAAATATCTTGTTGGGGAACTGGCAACAGTCAGAAAAACGAATACACTTGTTGAAGGAGCGGGAGGAGTTTTTGTTCCTTTGACAGAAGATTATTTAACCATTCGCGGGATCCAAGAAAGTAACTTCCCTGTGATTGTGATTGGATCCACAGAACTTGGAACCATCAATCATTGTTTACTCACATTGGATGCACTCACAAGTAGGTTTGTTCCTGTTTTAGGATTTTATTTAGTCGGACAAAAAAGTTCATTACAAACTGACAATGCTGAAATAATACAAAAGTTAGGTGGTGTTTCCTGTTTAGGGATTACAAATTTCCCTGAACAAAAATTGTCACCTGCTGAATTTATTTCATTTGCCAACAATCATTTTGATACAGATCGAAATGTGATCGATCTTTTACTGAGTCCAGATGATGAATTTTAA